One Brassica napus cultivar Da-Ae chromosome A5, Da-Ae, whole genome shotgun sequence DNA window includes the following coding sequences:
- the LOC106421880 gene encoding uncharacterized protein LOC106421880: MKKWALEWKFEYKTVSSNKSRVLLSCVDENCTWRMRAIKLPVSDFFVVKKYVHEHTCDTTHRKANHRQASAKLLGSLISSNYGEKKEGLKPKQIIEQVRMLHGVHINYKQAWRVREEAQILVRGTPEDSYYNLSRWLYKITETNPGSLTYQHVDAAGKFKYAFVAFGPSIRGFSLMRRVIAVDGTFLKGKFNGTLLAACAQDGNYHLYPLAFAVVDAENGASWKWFFRGLSQKIPDASDLVFVSDRANSISSALEDVYPLSHHGICRIHLLRNITPTYAKTGLLPLVESAADAYTCHEFWLIFKDIKDKCPELAKYLEESDFRKWARSYAPANRYNIMTTNIAESLNSMLKMPRELPIISLLETIRLTMTTWFFERREAAAKHKHLVTPKVVQKLVSRLGAAMLLNVYQVDRSEFEVKNETMKFVVDLEKRHCTCNVFDIDKIPCIHAIAAAKHIKRDENRFVDASHLTETWAKAYAESIHPGGELSTSTYPENIDELSCPPPATKKKSGRPPTKRKRSVGEFGVPGSKSQSHKCSRCGTGGHNKITCQRPIG, encoded by the coding sequence atgaagaaatgggcTTTAGAGTGGAAGTTTGAGTACAAGACTGTCTCTTCTAACAAGTCAAGAGTGCTTTTGAGTTGTGTTGATGAAAATTGCACGTGGAGGATGCGTGCTATCAAGCTACctgtttcagattttttcgtTGTTAAAAAGTATGTTCATGAGCATACATGCGATACAACACACAGGAAAGCCAACCACAGACAAGCATCTGCAAAGTTGTTGGGTTCTTTGATTTCCAGCAATTATGGAGAAAAAAAGGAAGGTCTCAAACCGAAACAGATCATTGAACAGGTCAGGATGCTGCATGGTGTTCACATCAATTACAAACAAGCTTGGAGAGTGAGAGAAGAAGCTCAGATTTTGGTTAGAGGGACTCCTGAAGACAGCTATTACAATTTGTCTAGGTGGTTGTATAAAATCACAGAAACAAACCCTGGTTCCTTGACTTATCAACATGTTGATGCTGCAGGAAAGTTCAAGTATGCATTTGTGGCTTTTGGTCCATCGATAAGGGGATTTTCATTGATGAGGAGAGTTATTGCAGTAGATGGTACATTTCTGAAGGGAAAATTCAATGGGACTTTATTGGCAGCTTGTGCTCAAGATGGGAATTATCATCTATATCCTCTCGCCTTTGCAGTGGTTGACGCAGAAAACGGCGCCTCTTGGAAATGGTTCTTTAGAGGTTTGAGCCAGAAGATCCCGGACGCTTCGGATCTTGTTTTTGTATCAGACAGGGCTAACTCCATTTCTTCAGCGTTGGAGGATGTATATCCCTTATCTCACCATGGAATTTGCAGGATCCATCTGCTCCGCAACATCACTCCTACATATGCGAAGACTGGGTTGCTACCTCTGGTGGAAAGCGCTGCTGATGCCTATACGTGTCACGAGTTCTGGTTAATCTTCAAGGACATAAAGGATAAATGTCCTGAATTGGCTAAGTATCTGGAAGAGTCTGATTTTAGGAAGTGGGCACGAAGCTATGCGCCTGCGAACAGGTATAATATCATGACTACCAACATTGCAGAGTCTCTCAATTCTATGTTGAAGATGCCTCGTGAGTTGCCCATTATCTCTCTCCTTGAAACTATCAGATTGACGATGACCACTTGGTTTTTTGAGCGACGCGAAGCGGCTGCGAAACATAAGCACCTGGTTACTCCAAAAGTTGTTCAGAAATTGGTATCTAGGTTAGGGGCCGCAATGTTGTTGAATGTGTATCAAGTTGATCGAAGCGAGTTTGAGGTGAAGAATGAAACAATGAAGTTTGTTGTTGACTTGGAGAAGCGGCATTGCACATGTAATGTTTTCGACATTGACAAGATCCCCTGCATCCATGCCATCGCTGCTGCTAAGCATATCAAGAGAGATGAAAACCGTTTTGTTGATGCTTCTCACTTGACAGAAACGTGGGCTAAAGCTTATGCTGAAAGCATACATCCTGGTGGAGAGTTGTCAACGTCCACCTATCCAGAGAATATTGATGAACTGTCTTGCCCACCTCCagctaccaaaaagaaaagtggACGCCCTcctacaaagagaaagagatccgtTGGCGAGTTTGGGGTTCCTGGATCTAAATCTCAGTCCCACAAGTGCAGCAGATGTGGCACAGGAGGGCACAACAAGATCACATGCCAGAGGCCTATAGGATGA
- the LOC125608779 gene encoding uncharacterized protein LOC125608779, whose amino-acid sequence MEVLCICGQWISKESLQWEFLVDLKRNASIISIEEDLLYEDLMKIVSEDFSVKEEEISLSYGFSLDMKCIIESFPPLSIGNTRQLRTFISKTRAFDGTCRLCVKVSTDPVSCNTQASDTFASTVPLNANPAILSTVQSEKQSLLYEGVSTVPLNALPDFSTDSASCNIQASDTFASTVPLNANPVILPTVQSEKQVHCP is encoded by the exons ATGGAAGTTTTGTGCATCTGTGGACAATGGATCTCAAAAGAATCTCTCCAGTGGGAGTTTCTTGTTGATTTGAAGAGGAATGCATCAATCATTTCCATAGAAGAAGATCTACTGTATGAAGATTTGATGAAGATTGTCTCTGAAGATTTTAGTGTTAAAGAGGAAGAAATCAGTTTGAGTTATGGTTTTTCATTGGATATGAAATGTATTATTGAAAGTTTCCCCCCACTCTCGATAGGTAATACTCGTCAGCTCAGAACTTTCATTTCCAAGACTAGAGCATTTGATGGAACCTGTCGTTTGTGTGTTAAG GTTAGTACTGATCCAGTTAGCTGTAACACtcaagcttctgatacatttgcttctaCTGTTCCATTGAATGCCAATCCAGCGATTCTTTCTACTGTGCAGAGTGAAAAACAG AGTCTTCTATATGAAGGTGTTTCTACAGTTCCTCTGAATGCTCTTCCGGATTTTAGTACTGATTCAGCTAGCTGTAACATtcaagcttctgatacatttgcttctaCTGTTCCATTGAATGCCAATCCAGTGATTCTTCCTACTGTGCAGAGTGAAAAACAGGTACATTGTCCCTAA